The following are from one region of the Roseobacter fucihabitans genome:
- the infB gene encoding translation initiation factor IF-2: MSDTDGKKTLGLRGGGARPGNVKQSFSHGRTKNVVVETKRKRVVVPKAGVPKSGTINPASLGDPKKRPAGIEEKEREEREREESLKAKADEDARRKEEAEAAAKAAAAPVEEPVVQRAVSAKAAPDSAPRKQQDRERDNNKRNAKAGDDNRRSGKLTLNQALSGREGGRQRSMAQMKRKQERARLKAMGGTVEREKVVRDVQLPEAIVVSELANRMAERVGEVVKALMNNGMMVTQNETIDADTAELIIEEFGHKVVRVSDADVEDVINEVEDDEKDLQSRPPVVTIMGHVDHGKTSLLDAIRKAKVVAGEAGGITQHIGAYQVTTDNGQVLSFLDTPGHAAFTSMRSRGAHVTDIVVLVVAADDAVMPQTVEAINHAKAAKVPMIVAINKIDRPAANPTKVRTDLLQHEVIVEEMSGEVQDVEVSAITGQGLDQLLEAIALQAEILELKANPNRAAQGAVIEAQLDVGRGPVATVLIQNGTLRQGDIFVVGEQYGKVRALINDQGERVKEAGPSVPVEVLGLNGTPEAGDVLNVTSTEAQAREIASYRANAAKDKRAAAGAATTLEQLMANAKADENVSELPILVKADVQGSAEAIVQAMEKIGNDEVRVRVLHSGVGAITETDVGLAEASGAPIMGFNVRANTSARNTANQKGVEIRYYSVIYDLVDDVKAAASGLLSAEIRENFIGYATIKEVFKVTGVGKVAGCLVTEGVARRSAGVRLLRDNVVIHEGTLKTLKRFKDEVAEVQSGQECGMAFENYDDVRADDVIEIFEREEITRTLS; encoded by the coding sequence ATGAGCGATACTGACGGCAAAAAAACATTGGGTCTGCGTGGCGGTGGCGCGCGTCCGGGCAACGTAAAGCAAAGCTTTAGCCACGGGCGGACAAAAAACGTCGTGGTGGAGACCAAACGCAAGCGCGTTGTGGTGCCAAAGGCGGGTGTGCCCAAGTCAGGCACGATTAACCCGGCGTCACTTGGTGACCCGAAGAAACGGCCCGCTGGGATTGAAGAAAAAGAGCGCGAAGAGCGTGAGCGTGAGGAAAGCCTCAAGGCGAAAGCCGACGAAGACGCTCGCCGCAAGGAAGAGGCCGAAGCCGCCGCCAAGGCTGCCGCGGCACCTGTTGAAGAGCCCGTCGTCCAGCGCGCCGTCAGTGCCAAGGCAGCACCTGACAGCGCCCCGCGCAAACAGCAAGATCGCGAGCGCGACAACAACAAGCGCAACGCCAAGGCGGGTGATGATAATCGCCGTTCCGGTAAGCTGACCCTCAACCAGGCGCTTTCGGGCCGCGAAGGCGGACGTCAGCGCTCCATGGCGCAGATGAAGCGCAAGCAGGAACGTGCGCGTCTCAAGGCGATGGGTGGTACGGTCGAGCGCGAAAAGGTCGTGCGCGATGTACAATTGCCCGAGGCGATTGTCGTATCCGAATTGGCAAATCGCATGGCGGAACGCGTTGGTGAAGTGGTCAAAGCCCTCATGAACAACGGCATGATGGTCACCCAGAACGAAACAATCGACGCGGATACCGCGGAGCTGATCATCGAGGAATTCGGTCACAAAGTGGTGCGCGTTTCTGATGCGGATGTCGAAGATGTGATCAATGAGGTCGAGGACGACGAAAAGGACCTGCAATCGCGGCCACCCGTTGTCACGATCATGGGCCACGTCGACCATGGTAAAACATCGCTTCTGGATGCGATCCGCAAGGCGAAGGTCGTTGCAGGCGAAGCTGGTGGGATCACGCAGCATATCGGGGCCTATCAGGTCACGACCGATAATGGACAAGTGCTGAGCTTTCTCGATACGCCCGGTCACGCGGCCTTTACATCGATGCGCTCGCGCGGGGCCCATGTGACGGATATCGTCGTGTTGGTTGTGGCGGCGGATGATGCCGTGATGCCACAGACCGTTGAGGCGATTAATCACGCCAAAGCGGCCAAAGTGCCGATGATTGTGGCGATCAACAAGATTGACCGTCCGGCGGCGAACCCAACCAAGGTGCGGACCGATCTGCTTCAACATGAGGTAATCGTTGAGGAAATGTCCGGTGAAGTTCAGGATGTTGAAGTCTCAGCAATTACCGGTCAGGGGCTGGATCAACTGCTTGAGGCGATTGCCTTGCAAGCTGAGATTCTGGAGCTCAAGGCCAATCCGAACCGTGCCGCTCAGGGTGCTGTGATCGAGGCGCAGCTTGATGTGGGTCGCGGCCCCGTTGCGACCGTTCTGATCCAGAACGGGACTTTGCGCCAGGGCGATATCTTTGTTGTGGGTGAGCAATACGGTAAGGTCCGTGCGCTGATTAACGACCAGGGTGAGCGCGTCAAGGAAGCCGGTCCATCGGTTCCCGTTGAAGTGCTTGGCCTGAATGGCACGCCCGAAGCGGGTGATGTTCTGAACGTCACATCGACCGAAGCGCAGGCGCGCGAGATCGCGTCTTATCGGGCCAATGCCGCCAAGGACAAACGTGCGGCAGCGGGTGCGGCGACGACCCTTGAACAGCTGATGGCAAATGCCAAGGCCGATGAAAACGTCAGCGAATTGCCCATTTTGGTCAAGGCCGATGTGCAGGGTTCCGCCGAAGCAATCGTTCAGGCGATGGAAAAAATCGGTAACGACGAGGTCCGCGTACGCGTGCTGCATTCCGGTGTTGGTGCGATCACGGAAACGGATGTCGGTCTTGCCGAAGCCTCCGGCGCGCCGATCATGGGCTTCAACGTCCGGGCGAACACCTCGGCGCGTAACACAGCCAACCAGAAAGGTGTCGAGATCCGCTATTATTCGGTGATCTATGATCTTGTGGATGATGTGAAAGCGGCGGCTTCTGGGCTGCTGAGCGCGGAAATCCGTGAGAACTTTATCGGATATGCGACGATCAAAGAGGTCTTCAAAGTGACCGGCGTTGGCAAAGTAGCCGGTTGTCTCGTGACCGAAGGTGTGGCGCGTCGTTCTGCCGGTGTGCGTTTGTTGCGCGACAATGTGGTTATCCATGAGGGGACGCTGAAAACATTGAAACGCTTCAAGGACGAAGTGGCCGAAGTGCAGTCGGGTCAAGAGTGTGGCATGGCATTTGAGAATTACGATGACGTCCGTGCGGATGATGTGATCGAGATTTTTGAGCGCGAAGAAATCACGCGTACGCTCAGCTGA
- a CDS encoding RNA-binding protein, protein MGRGGAPNDRIDGPERKCIATGEVQPKFGLIRFVAGPEGQIFPDILGKLPGRGIYVAADRTALEKAVKKDLFSRGAKQAVTVADDLVAEVERLLVRRVVELISLQRKAGKAVAGYEKVKSWLQMEEAEVLIQAVDGSGRGKSKLSTPHYGSYIGCLTADELGLAFGRQTVIHGALASGGLTQRVVEEAHRLKGVRENEGGNGHSKG, encoded by the coding sequence ATGGGTCGCGGTGGCGCTCCAAACGACCGGATCGACGGTCCCGAACGCAAGTGCATTGCCACAGGCGAGGTGCAGCCAAAATTTGGTTTGATCCGCTTTGTGGCTGGGCCAGAGGGGCAGATATTCCCGGATATTCTGGGAAAATTGCCGGGCCGTGGGATTTATGTCGCGGCGGACCGGACCGCATTGGAAAAGGCGGTTAAAAAGGACCTTTTCTCGCGCGGCGCAAAACAAGCGGTGACGGTCGCGGATGATCTGGTCGCTGAGGTCGAACGATTGCTCGTCCGACGCGTTGTTGAACTGATTTCCTTGCAGCGCAAGGCCGGCAAGGCCGTTGCGGGTTACGAAAAGGTTAAAAGCTGGCTTCAAATGGAAGAAGCTGAAGTTCTGATCCAGGCAGTGGATGGATCAGGGCGCGGAAAATCGAAACTGAGTACGCCGCACTATGGATCGTACATCGGTTGTCTGACCGCAGATGAATTGGGTTTGGCATTTGGCCGCCAAACTGTGATACATGGGGCGCTCGCCTCTGGTGGACTCACTCAACGTGTTGTAGAGGAAGCCCATCGGCTAAAAGGCGTGCGCGAAAACGAGGGTGGCAACGGCCACTCGAAAGGATAG
- the nusA gene encoding transcription termination factor NusA — translation MAITSANQLELLQTAEAVAREKMIDPVLVIEAMEESLARAAKSRYGAEMDIRVAIDRKTGRATFTRVRTVVEDEELENYQAEFTVEQAKQYMADPEVGQQLIEEVPPVEMGRIAAQSAKQVILQKVREAERDRQFEEFKDRAGTIINGLVKREEYGNVIVDVGAGEAILRRNEKIGRESYRPNDRIRVYIKDVRREQRGPQIFLSRTAPEFMAELFKMEVPEIYDGIIEIKAVARDPGSRAKIAVISYDNSIDPVGACVGMRGSRVQAVVNELQGEKIDIIPWNEDQPTFLVNALQPAEVSKVVLDEEAGKIEVVVPEEQLSLAIGRRGQNVRLASQLTGLDIDIMTEEQESARRQAEFELRTKLFMDNLDLDEFFAQLLVSEGFTNLEEVAYVELDELLVIDGVDSDTAAELQARARDVLEAQNKAALESARALGVEDSLVEFEGLTPQMIEALAKDDVKTLEDFATCADWELAGGWTTTDGERTKDDGVLEPFDLSLEEAQNMIMTARVMLGWVDPAELEADAEEDADGTETEEAEV, via the coding sequence ATGGCCATTACATCCGCAAACCAGCTTGAGCTGTTGCAAACCGCCGAGGCTGTGGCGCGTGAAAAGATGATCGACCCGGTGTTGGTGATCGAGGCGATGGAAGAATCGCTCGCCCGTGCCGCCAAGTCGCGTTACGGCGCGGAAATGGACATTCGCGTGGCGATTGACCGCAAGACGGGCCGCGCGACATTCACCCGCGTGCGCACGGTGGTCGAGGATGAAGAGCTGGAGAATTATCAGGCCGAATTCACCGTCGAGCAAGCCAAGCAATACATGGCTGATCCAGAGGTCGGTCAGCAGCTGATCGAAGAAGTTCCGCCCGTTGAGATGGGTCGAATCGCTGCGCAATCCGCCAAGCAGGTGATCCTCCAGAAGGTGCGCGAAGCTGAACGCGATCGCCAGTTCGAAGAGTTCAAAGACCGCGCCGGCACGATCATCAATGGTCTGGTCAAACGTGAAGAGTATGGCAATGTCATCGTCGATGTGGGTGCCGGTGAGGCGATTCTGCGCCGCAACGAAAAGATCGGCCGCGAATCATATCGTCCGAACGACCGCATCCGCGTTTACATCAAGGACGTGCGTCGCGAGCAGCGTGGCCCGCAGATTTTCCTGTCCCGTACCGCGCCGGAATTCATGGCGGAACTGTTCAAGATGGAAGTGCCCGAGATTTATGATGGCATCATCGAGATCAAGGCGGTTGCCCGTGATCCCGGTTCGCGCGCCAAGATCGCGGTGATTTCATATGACAATTCGATTGATCCGGTTGGGGCTTGCGTTGGTATGCGCGGCTCGCGCGTGCAAGCTGTGGTGAACGAATTGCAGGGCGAAAAGATCGATATTATTCCATGGAACGAAGATCAGCCGACCTTTCTTGTGAACGCGCTACAACCCGCCGAAGTGTCCAAGGTTGTTTTGGATGAGGAAGCCGGGAAGATCGAAGTTGTTGTTCCAGAAGAGCAATTGAGCCTTGCGATTGGGCGTCGGGGTCAAAACGTGCGTCTGGCCTCGCAATTGACCGGTCTTGATATCGACATCATGACCGAAGAGCAGGAAAGCGCGCGCCGTCAGGCGGAATTCGAACTGCGCACCAAACTGTTCATGGATAACCTCGATCTTGATGAATTTTTTGCGCAGCTGCTGGTCTCCGAAGGCTTCACCAACCTCGAAGAGGTCGCATACGTCGAGCTGGACGAGCTGTTGGTGATTGATGGTGTCGATTCCGATACCGCAGCGGAACTTCAGGCTCGTGCGCGTGATGTTCTGGAGGCGCAAAACAAAGCGGCGCTTGAAAGTGCGCGTGCGCTGGGCGTCGAAGACAGCCTGGTTGAATTTGAAGGCCTGACGCCCCAAATGATTGAAGCCTTGGCCAAGGATGATGTGAAAACGCTCGAAGATTTCGCGACCTGCGCGGATTGGGAATTGGCCGGGGGTTGGACAACCACGGACGGTGAACGCACGAAAGACGATGGTGTTCTGGAGCCTTTCGATTTGTCTTTGGAAGAAGCGCAGAATATGATCATGACGGCTCGGGTCATGCTGGGCTGGGTGGATCCGGCAGAACTGGAAGCTGACGCTGAAGAAGATGCCGACGGCACTGAGACGGAGGAAGCCGAGGTCTGA
- the rimP gene encoding ribosome maturation factor RimP, whose protein sequence is MNNDLIAKAAIDRRMAEIITPVIEDLGFELVRVRLMSAKTTILQIMADKPDGGIEVDDCAQISQAVSAVLDVEDPILDEYTLEVSSPGIDRPLTRLKDFEMFEGYEAKIETADLIDGRRRFKGELAGVEDDEVLINLDEGTIGLKFDWLSDAKLVLTDDLIKEMLRQRKESGAIDETKFDEIETETSAEGDR, encoded by the coding sequence ATGAACAACGACCTGATTGCAAAAGCCGCCATTGATCGCCGCATGGCCGAGATCATCACCCCGGTGATCGAGGATTTGGGGTTTGAACTGGTGCGTGTGCGTTTGATGTCGGCCAAGACGACGATCTTGCAGATCATGGCGGATAAGCCGGACGGTGGCATCGAGGTCGATGATTGTGCGCAGATCAGCCAGGCGGTGAGCGCCGTTCTGGACGTCGAAGATCCGATCCTGGATGAATATACGCTGGAAGTGTCCAGTCCTGGGATCGACCGACCGCTGACGCGGCTGAAAGACTTCGAGATGTTCGAGGGCTATGAGGCCAAGATCGAAACGGCGGATTTGATCGACGGGCGTCGGCGTTTCAAGGGCGAATTGGCCGGGGTCGAGGATGATGAGGTTCTGATCAACCTGGACGAGGGTACGATCGGGTTAAAATTCGATTGGTTGTCGGATGCCAAATTGGTTCTGACCGACGATCTGATCAAGGAAATGCTGCGTCAGCGTAAAGAATCTGGCGCGATTGATGAAACAAAGTTCGATGAGATAGAGACGGAAACGTCTGCTGAGGGAGACCGATAA
- a CDS encoding ABC transporter substrate-binding protein, which produces MSVRRPNIDRRALFASGAAAALLAATGLSAGTSPVRGGQFRMALSGATRADGFDARAPQGLFMQVAMIGAVFETLTEIASDGTLRGELALAWYGSTDARVWVFDLRQDAVFHNGKPLDSNDVLASFDIHASGALSDVQEIETLSSHKIRITLSIPDADFPYRLSGPQMVIYPAGHIDAAMTQGIGTGLYRTHRFQPGRQFIGARVDDHYKDAKAGWFDRVELVSLPADAVRAEALRDHFVDAVDLTHSAELGVLSEITLLPEENFMTCAVRKEVGLPQSIGTRWPMDNLRAAQRWWIA; this is translated from the coding sequence ATGAGCGTGCGCCGTCCCAATATCGACAGGCGGGCGCTTTTTGCTTCGGGTGCAGCGGCGGCACTGCTTGCGGCGACCGGGCTTTCGGCGGGGACGTCCCCTGTGCGCGGCGGGCAGTTTCGCATGGCTCTATCGGGTGCCACACGGGCGGATGGTTTTGACGCGCGCGCGCCACAGGGCCTGTTCATGCAGGTTGCGATGATCGGTGCGGTCTTTGAAACGCTGACTGAAATCGCCTCGGACGGTACGCTGCGCGGAGAGCTGGCGCTTGCTTGGTACGGCAGTACGGATGCACGGGTCTGGGTGTTTGATCTGCGGCAGGACGCGGTGTTTCACAACGGCAAACCCCTCGATTCAAATGATGTTCTGGCCTCGTTTGACATACACGCATCCGGGGCCTTGTCGGATGTCCAGGAGATTGAAACCCTCAGCAGCCATAAAATCCGGATCACACTGTCGATCCCGGATGCGGATTTCCCCTATCGCCTCAGCGGTCCGCAGATGGTGATTTACCCCGCCGGGCATATTGACGCCGCGATGACGCAGGGCATCGGCACCGGCCTTTACCGGACACATCGTTTTCAGCCTGGCCGGCAATTCATCGGCGCGCGGGTGGACGATCACTACAAGGACGCAAAGGCTGGGTGGTTCGACCGGGTGGAGCTGGTGTCGCTGCCCGCCGATGCGGTGCGTGCCGAGGCGCTGCGCGATCATTTTGTCGATGCGGTTGATTTGACCCATTCCGCCGAATTGGGTGTGTTGAGCGAAATCACGCTGTTACCGGAGGAGAACTTCATGACCTGCGCGGTGCGCAAGGAAGTGGGCCTGCCCCAGAGCATCGGAACGCGTTGGCCGATGGATAATTTGCGCGCGGCACAGCGCTGGTGGATCGCCTGA
- the pip gene encoding prolyl aminopeptidase: MDKFSDQKRAVQYLYPPIDPFDQRMLDVGQGHKIYVEQCGNPNGIPVVVLHGGPGGGCSPTMRRYFDPEIYRVILFDQRGCGRSRPHASVTHNTTWHLVADIEMIRTTLDIDQWIVFGGSWGATLALIYAESHPDHVRHIVLRGVFLMTQAELDWFYGGGAGKFWPEVWERFTALIPEDERGNMIEAYRRRLFSGDLPLETRFAKAWSAWENALASIHSSGSTGDSPGEYARAFARLENHYFSNAGFLDFDGQILAHVGRIAHIPGVIVQGRYDMICPPDSAFSLASAWDNCELKMVRNAGHALSEPGISAELVRTMDRIGGR, translated from the coding sequence ATGGACAAATTCTCGGACCAAAAGCGCGCAGTGCAATATCTGTACCCGCCGATCGATCCTTTCGATCAGCGGATGCTTGATGTGGGTCAGGGTCACAAGATCTATGTTGAGCAATGTGGCAACCCCAATGGGATTCCGGTTGTGGTGCTGCATGGCGGTCCGGGCGGCGGGTGCAGCCCGACGATGCGACGCTATTTCGATCCTGAAATCTACCGGGTCATCCTGTTTGATCAACGCGGCTGTGGCCGCTCGCGACCGCACGCCAGCGTGACGCACAACACCACATGGCATCTGGTGGCGGATATCGAGATGATTCGTACCACCCTGGATATTGATCAGTGGATCGTTTTTGGCGGCAGCTGGGGCGCGACACTGGCGCTGATCTATGCGGAATCCCATCCCGACCACGTGCGCCATATCGTGTTGCGCGGTGTTTTCTTGATGACGCAGGCGGAACTTGATTGGTTCTATGGGGGTGGCGCGGGCAAATTCTGGCCCGAGGTCTGGGAGCGGTTTACCGCGCTGATCCCCGAGGATGAACGTGGGAATATGATCGAGGCCTATCGCCGACGTCTGTTTTCCGGCGACCTTCCCCTCGAAACACGGTTCGCAAAAGCATGGTCCGCATGGGAAAACGCGCTGGCGTCAATTCATTCGTCCGGCTCAACGGGCGATAGTCCGGGGGAATATGCCCGCGCTTTTGCCCGGCTGGAGAATCACTATTTTTCAAACGCGGGTTTTCTGGATTTTGACGGTCAAATTCTGGCACATGTGGGCCGGATTGCGCATATTCCAGGCGTCATCGTGCAGGGGCGGTATGACATGATTTGCCCGCCCGACAGCGCTTTTTCCTTGGCCAGTGCCTGGGATAATTGCGAGCTTAAAATGGTGCGCAACGCCGGTCATGCGCTGTCCGAACCGGGGATCAGCGCAGAGCTTGTGCGCACCATGGATCGGATCGGCGGGCGATGA
- the ubiG gene encoding bifunctional 2-polyprenyl-6-hydroxyphenol methylase/3-demethylubiquinol 3-O-methyltransferase UbiG has translation MQAPQTTVDPSEIAKFEAMAAEWWDENGKFKPLHMLNPCRLDYITTQIAGEFDRDLKAPEPFKGLRILDIGCGGGLLAEPMARLGADVVGADAAERNIPVAQIHAEQSGLKIDYRHTTAEDMAAKGEQFDVVLNMEVVEHVASPIDYLIACRQLLKPGGLHICSTLNRNPKSYMMAIIGAEHVMRWLPKGTHEWSKFITPDELFDLLREAGLDPVDRKGFVFNPIKWDWRLSDRDLSVNYVTASLKPA, from the coding sequence ATGCAAGCGCCTCAAACCACGGTTGACCCTTCGGAAATCGCTAAATTTGAGGCGATGGCCGCAGAATGGTGGGATGAAAACGGCAAATTCAAACCGTTGCACATGCTGAACCCCTGCCGGTTGGATTACATCACGACGCAAATTGCAGGTGAATTTGACCGCGACCTCAAAGCGCCCGAGCCTTTCAAGGGGCTGCGTATTCTCGACATCGGCTGTGGCGGCGGTCTTTTGGCCGAACCCATGGCGCGTCTGGGTGCGGATGTGGTGGGTGCGGATGCCGCCGAACGCAACATCCCCGTGGCACAAATCCACGCTGAACAATCAGGTCTGAAAATCGATTATCGTCACACCACCGCCGAGGATATGGCCGCAAAAGGCGAGCAATTTGACGTGGTCCTGAACATGGAAGTGGTGGAGCATGTCGCCTCCCCCATCGATTATCTGATCGCCTGTCGCCAATTGCTGAAACCCGGTGGCTTGCACATTTGCTCGACCCTGAACCGCAATCCAAAATCCTATATGATGGCGATCATCGGGGCGGAACATGTCATGCGGTGGCTGCCAAAGGGGACGCATGAATGGTCGAAATTCATAACGCCGGATGAATTGTTCGACCTGCTGCGCGAAGCCGGGCTGGATCCGGTGGATCGCAAGGGGTTCGTATTTAATCCGATAAAATGGGACTGGCGTCTGTCGGATCGCGATCTGAGCGTGAATTACGTTACCGCAAGCCTGAAACCCGCCTAG
- a CDS encoding MarR family winged helix-turn-helix transcriptional regulator, giving the protein MNEDRNALAIALFSEVLAADQMVRARLSSVLPKGMEISHFSVLNHLARNMVERTPAQLAETFHVTRGAMSNTLSKLEWAGYVHVRPDWDDARRKMVAISPAGRQARDQAVGSITPVINQVVEKLGDEKVREALPILRELRVRLGEKL; this is encoded by the coding sequence ATGAACGAAGACAGAAATGCCTTGGCAATCGCGCTTTTCAGTGAAGTGCTCGCTGCTGATCAGATGGTCCGGGCGCGGTTGAGTAGCGTGTTGCCCAAGGGCATGGAGATTTCGCATTTTTCGGTGTTGAACCATCTCGCGCGCAACATGGTCGAGCGTACACCCGCGCAATTGGCCGAAACCTTTCACGTCACGCGCGGTGCCATGTCCAACACGCTGAGCAAGCTGGAATGGGCGGGCTATGTGCATGTGCGCCCCGATTGGGATGACGCGCGGCGCAAGATGGTCGCGATTTCCCCCGCAGGGCGACAAGCGCGCGATCAGGCGGTGGGATCGATTACGCCGGTGATCAATCAGGTCGTCGAAAAGCTCGGCGATGAGAAGGTGCGCGAAGCCCTCCCCATCCTGCGTGAACTGCGGGTGCGGCTGGGCGAAAAGCTCTAG
- a CDS encoding carbon-nitrogen hydrolase family protein — protein sequence MKTALLQLNVTDDPVANLAVTLGYLRDAAAQGAAFVLTPEVTNCLSTSRAHQNEVLSHQQEDATLAALRDEAKTLGVWLLIGSLALKTRDRDGRFANRSFMITPEGAIAAWYDKIHMFDVDVTPEETWRESEGYRPGSRAVLAQTAFGAVGMTVCYDVRFPKLHAALAGAGAEILTVPAAFSPVTGAAHWHTLLRARAIETGCFVIAPAQTGEHQSTKHKTRHTYGHSLVVSPWGEVQLDGGTAPGVYMTDLDMGEVTKARGRVPSLENARSFDGP from the coding sequence ATGAAAACGGCGCTTTTGCAGCTGAATGTTACGGATGACCCGGTTGCCAATCTGGCGGTGACGCTGGGCTATCTGCGCGATGCCGCCGCGCAGGGTGCCGCGTTCGTCTTGACGCCGGAAGTGACGAATTGCCTGTCCACCAGCCGCGCGCATCAAAACGAGGTGCTGTCCCACCAGCAGGAAGATGCCACGCTTGCGGCGCTGCGCGATGAGGCAAAAACACTGGGGGTCTGGTTGCTCATCGGATCTCTGGCTCTGAAGACCAGAGATAGAGATGGACGATTCGCAAACCGGTCGTTCATGATCACGCCAGAAGGCGCGATCGCGGCGTGGTATGATAAAATACATATGTTCGATGTCGATGTTACCCCGGAAGAGACCTGGCGCGAATCCGAAGGGTATCGACCCGGAAGCCGGGCGGTTTTGGCGCAGACTGCTTTTGGCGCAGTGGGGATGACGGTTTGTTATGATGTCCGGTTTCCAAAGTTGCATGCGGCATTGGCGGGTGCGGGCGCGGAGATTTTGACCGTCCCGGCGGCGTTTTCGCCGGTTACGGGGGCGGCGCATTGGCATACGCTTTTGCGCGCACGGGCGATAGAAACGGGATGTTTCGTCATTGCGCCCGCGCAAACCGGCGAGCATCAGAGTACAAAACACAAGACGCGTCACACTTATGGTCATTCGTTGGTCGTAAGCCCCTGGGGTGAGGTGCAATTGGATGGCGGAACCGCACCGGGCGTTTACATGACAGACCTTGATATGGGAGAAGTAACCAAGGCGCGGGGCCGTGTTCCCAGCCTTGAGAATGCCCGATCTTTTGATGGACCCTGA
- the grxC gene encoding glutaredoxin 3, translated as MQSIEIYTSPLCGFCHAAKRLLKEKGVAFTEVDVLRNPDRKAEMIERANGGRTVPQIFVGATHVGGCDELYALERAGKLDSLLAA; from the coding sequence ATGCAAAGTATTGAAATCTATACATCCCCCCTCTGTGGCTTCTGCCATGCCGCCAAACGCCTGCTCAAGGAAAAAGGCGTCGCGTTTACGGAAGTTGACGTCCTCAGAAACCCGGACCGCAAGGCGGAAATGATCGAACGCGCGAATGGCGGGCGCACCGTGCCGCAGATTTTTGTTGGCGCGACCCATGTCGGCGGTTGTGACGAGCTCTATGCATTGGAGCGCGCCGGGAAGCTCGATAGCCTTTTGGCCGCCTAA